The Geomonas ferrireducens genome includes a window with the following:
- a CDS encoding fatty acid CoA ligase family protein, with the protein MAETELVNIAAHLPEMSRRQPDTRAIIFPKGKRSLSFSELNRLSDRIARGLLENGICRGVRTVLMVTPSPEFFALTFALFKVGAVPVLIDPGLGIKNLKQCFAEAQPHAFIGIPKAHVARKLFSWGKETIRTCITVGPRLFWEGTTLAAIIEGQKDDSPFTLAPTMKEDVAAILFTSGSTGVPKGAVYSHGNFAAQVQALKQVYGIEPGEIDLPTFPLFALFAPALGMTAVIPEMDFTRPGSVNPRKIVGPINEYGVTTMFGSPALINRVGRYGVEHGVKLPTLRRAISAGAPVPASVLERFTSMLNPGVQVFTPYGATEALPVCSIGSREILEETRQITDAGGGVCVGRPVEGIRLEIVQITDNPICGWDESLRVPTGTIGEIVVQGEQVTRGYYNRPESDHISKIADPATDSFFHRMGDLGGMDEEGRVWFCGRKAHRVETETGPIYTIPCEAVFNTHPAVFRSALVGVGEPGSQRPVICIELEKGLQVDQEKVRKELEELAQEHIHTSSIDTFLFHPAFPVDIRHNAKIFREKLAVWAALRLKCAH; encoded by the coding sequence ATGGCAGAGACCGAACTCGTCAATATCGCCGCGCACCTGCCGGAGATGTCCCGCCGCCAGCCCGATACCAGGGCGATCATCTTTCCGAAGGGAAAGCGCAGCCTTTCCTTCTCGGAGCTGAACCGGCTGAGCGACCGGATCGCACGCGGTCTGCTCGAAAACGGCATCTGCCGCGGCGTGCGCACCGTGCTCATGGTGACGCCAAGCCCAGAGTTTTTCGCCCTCACCTTCGCCCTCTTCAAGGTGGGCGCGGTGCCGGTGCTCATCGACCCGGGGCTGGGGATCAAGAACCTCAAGCAGTGCTTCGCCGAGGCGCAGCCGCACGCCTTCATCGGCATCCCGAAGGCGCACGTTGCCCGAAAACTCTTCTCCTGGGGCAAGGAAACCATCCGCACCTGCATCACCGTCGGGCCGCGCCTCTTCTGGGAGGGGACCACGCTCGCCGCCATCATCGAGGGACAAAAGGACGATTCCCCCTTCACCCTGGCGCCGACCATGAAAGAGGACGTCGCCGCGATCCTCTTCACGAGCGGCAGCACCGGCGTCCCCAAGGGGGCCGTCTACAGCCACGGCAACTTCGCCGCCCAGGTGCAGGCGCTCAAACAGGTCTACGGCATCGAGCCGGGCGAGATCGACCTGCCGACCTTCCCACTCTTCGCCCTCTTCGCCCCAGCACTCGGCATGACCGCGGTGATCCCGGAGATGGACTTCACCCGCCCCGGTTCCGTCAATCCGAGAAAGATCGTGGGACCGATCAACGAGTACGGCGTGACCACCATGTTCGGCTCCCCGGCCCTCATCAACCGCGTCGGACGCTACGGCGTCGAGCACGGGGTGAAGCTGCCGACCCTGCGCCGCGCCATCTCTGCAGGAGCACCGGTTCCCGCCTCGGTACTCGAGCGCTTCACCAGCATGCTGAACCCGGGCGTCCAGGTCTTCACCCCCTACGGCGCCACCGAGGCGCTCCCGGTCTGCTCCATCGGCAGCAGGGAGATTCTCGAGGAGACGCGCCAGATCACCGATGCAGGGGGCGGGGTCTGCGTGGGACGTCCGGTCGAGGGTATCCGCCTCGAGATCGTCCAGATCACCGACAACCCGATCTGCGGCTGGGACGAATCGCTGCGCGTGCCAACCGGGACGATCGGTGAGATCGTCGTGCAGGGCGAACAGGTGACGCGCGGCTACTACAACCGCCCGGAATCTGACCACATCTCGAAGATTGCCGACCCGGCCACCGATTCCTTCTTCCACCGCATGGGGGATCTGGGCGGGATGGACGAGGAGGGACGTGTCTGGTTCTGCGGCCGCAAGGCGCACCGCGTCGAGACCGAAACCGGCCCCATCTACACCATCCCATGCGAGGCGGTCTTCAACACGCACCCGGCCGTCTTCAGGAGCGCGCTCGTCGGCGTGGGCGAGCCCGGCAGCCAGCGTCCGGTCATCTGTATCGAGCTTGAGAAAGGGCTCCAGGTCGACCAGGAAAAGGTGCGCAAGGAGCTCGAGGAGCTTGCGCAGGAACACATCCACACGAGCTCCATCGACACCTTCCTCTTCCACCCCGCCTTCCCGGTGGACATCCGACACAACGCGAAGATCTTCCGCGAGAAGCTCGCGGTCTGGGCCGCTTTGAGGCTTAAATGCGCGCATTAG
- a CDS encoding NAD-dependent epimerase/dehydratase family protein, with protein sequence MRALVTGGGGFLGSAIVRQLRARGDEVISFSRGDYPELAELGVEQRHGDLADAQAVLQAAAGCDIVFHVAAKAGIWGNFDEYFRANVTGTENVIAACRALGIRRLVYTSSPSVVFDGSDVEGADEALPYPAHFEAPYPQTKALAERAVLAANSPELATVSLRPHLIWGPGDNHLVPRIVAKGRAGALRRIGKRPCLVDTVFVENAAEAHLNAADRLAPGAPLSGKAYFISNGEPIPLWDMVNRILDAAGVPPVTRTIPSAVAYAAGVVCEFLWKNLKLSGEPPMTRFVAKELTTAHWFDISAARRDLGYVPRVSIDEGMELLRRSFGSGR encoded by the coding sequence ATGCGCGCATTAGTCACCGGCGGAGGCGGGTTTCTCGGCTCGGCCATCGTTCGGCAACTGCGCGCCCGCGGCGACGAGGTGATCAGCTTCTCGCGTGGCGACTATCCCGAGCTCGCTGAGCTGGGCGTCGAGCAGCGTCACGGCGATTTGGCCGACGCGCAGGCCGTTTTGCAGGCCGCCGCCGGGTGCGACATCGTCTTCCACGTAGCCGCCAAGGCCGGGATCTGGGGCAATTTCGACGAATATTTCCGCGCCAATGTGACCGGGACGGAGAACGTCATCGCCGCCTGCCGCGCGCTCGGCATCAGGCGCCTTGTCTACACCAGCTCGCCGAGCGTGGTCTTCGACGGCTCGGACGTCGAGGGTGCGGACGAAGCGCTCCCCTACCCCGCCCACTTCGAGGCCCCCTACCCTCAGACCAAGGCGCTCGCCGAGAGAGCCGTGCTGGCCGCCAACTCCCCTGAACTAGCGACCGTCTCTTTGCGCCCGCACCTGATCTGGGGCCCCGGCGACAACCATCTTGTGCCCCGCATCGTTGCCAAGGGGCGCGCAGGCGCCCTCCGGCGCATCGGCAAGAGGCCCTGCCTCGTAGACACCGTCTTCGTTGAGAACGCAGCCGAGGCGCACCTGAACGCCGCCGACCGCCTCGCCCCCGGCGCTCCCCTCTCAGGAAAGGCCTATTTCATCTCCAACGGCGAACCGATCCCGCTTTGGGACATGGTGAACCGCATCCTCGACGCCGCAGGCGTCCCCCCGGTGACCCGCACCATACCTTCCGCCGTGGCCTACGCGGCTGGTGTTGTCTGCGAGTTCCTCTGGAAAAACCTGAAGCTCTCCGGTGAACCACCCATGACCCGGTTCGTCGCGAAGGAACTCACCACCGCGCACTGGTTCGACATCTCCGCCGCACGCAGGGATCTTGGCTACGTCCCGCGCGTGAGCATCGACGAGGGAATGGAGCTTCTGCGCCGCTCCTTCGGGAGCGGACGGTGA
- a CDS encoding alpha/beta fold hydrolase, with protein sequence MRDEVSKHYPFTGRTLNLDGLSYHYLDEGTGEPVVMVHGNPSWSFYYRNLVLALRDRYRCIVPDHIGCGFSDKPGDDRYDYTLSRRIDDLERLIDSLNLEGKINLVVHDWGGMIGMGYASRHPERIGRIVILNTAAFHLPKEKTFPLGLKICRDTLLGTLLVRGFNAFSVGASIVGCKKNPMSNELMQAYRAPYDSWANRIATLRFVQDIPLAPGDRNYALVSEIADGLPRFADIPMAIFWGELDFVFDTTFLAEWQRRFPKAELHSYPDAGHYILEDMKDEVVPLIADFLKRT encoded by the coding sequence GTGAGAGACGAAGTGAGCAAGCACTACCCCTTCACCGGCCGCACCCTCAACCTCGACGGACTCTCCTACCACTACCTCGACGAGGGTACCGGCGAGCCGGTGGTCATGGTGCACGGCAACCCGTCGTGGTCCTTCTATTACCGAAACCTCGTCCTCGCGCTCAGGGACCGCTACCGCTGCATCGTTCCGGACCACATCGGCTGCGGCTTCTCGGACAAGCCCGGCGACGACCGCTACGACTACACCCTCTCGCGCCGCATCGACGACCTCGAGCGCCTGATCGACTCCCTCAACCTCGAGGGGAAGATCAACCTCGTGGTGCACGACTGGGGCGGGATGATCGGCATGGGTTACGCGAGCCGCCACCCGGAGCGCATCGGCCGCATCGTCATCCTCAACACGGCGGCCTTCCATCTCCCCAAGGAGAAGACCTTCCCGCTCGGGCTCAAGATCTGCCGCGACACCCTGCTCGGAACCCTGCTCGTGCGCGGCTTCAACGCCTTCAGCGTCGGCGCCTCCATCGTCGGGTGCAAGAAGAACCCGATGTCGAACGAGCTGATGCAGGCGTACCGCGCGCCGTACGACTCCTGGGCGAACCGCATCGCGACGCTGCGCTTCGTGCAGGACATCCCACTCGCACCCGGCGACCGCAACTACGCGCTCGTGAGCGAGATCGCGGACGGCCTGCCGCGCTTCGCCGACATCCCGATGGCGATCTTCTGGGGTGAGCTAGATTTCGTCTTCGACACGACCTTCCTGGCCGAGTGGCAGCGCCGTTTTCCGAAAGCCGAGTTACACAGCTACCCCGACGCCGGACACTACATCCTCGAAGACATGAAGGATGAGGTGGTGCCGCTCATCGCCGACTTCCTGAAACGCACCTGA
- a CDS encoding 3-oxoacyl-ACP synthase III → MKYSKVYIESFGYELAPVVVTSDELEARLEPLYKTLHFSPGQLQALTGIRERRWWEPGFQLSKGAIAAGKKALSAAGISAGDLGALLYTGVCRERFEPATACRVAAGLGVSGNAAVFDLSNACLGVLNGILEVANRIELGQIRAGLVVSCESARDINDIMIKKMLEDRSMENFASSLATLTGGSGAVAVLLTDGSFSKSGRRRLRGGITHAAPEHHALCLWGVTPDGKGGYEQSMSTDAVSVMNYGVDLGRRTWEEFLPEVGWRESDVDRVVCHQVGSAHQSAILKTLGIPLHKDFTTYEFLGNMGTVSLPLTAALADERDVLSAGDRVALLGIGSGLNCLMLGVDW, encoded by the coding sequence ATGAAGTATTCCAAGGTATACATCGAATCTTTCGGCTATGAGCTCGCCCCGGTTGTAGTCACTTCCGACGAACTTGAAGCGCGCCTCGAGCCGCTCTACAAGACGCTGCACTTCTCCCCCGGACAACTCCAGGCGCTGACCGGTATCCGTGAACGCCGCTGGTGGGAGCCGGGCTTCCAGCTCTCCAAGGGGGCCATCGCTGCAGGCAAGAAGGCCCTCTCCGCTGCCGGCATCTCCGCCGGCGACCTAGGCGCCCTTCTCTACACCGGGGTCTGCCGCGAGCGCTTCGAACCGGCCACGGCATGCCGCGTCGCGGCAGGGCTGGGCGTGTCCGGAAACGCCGCGGTCTTCGACCTCTCCAACGCCTGCCTTGGCGTCTTGAACGGCATCCTCGAGGTGGCGAACCGCATCGAACTCGGCCAGATCAGGGCGGGCCTCGTGGTCTCCTGCGAGAGCGCGCGCGACATCAACGACATTATGATCAAGAAGATGCTCGAGGATCGCAGCATGGAGAACTTCGCGAGCTCTCTTGCGACCCTCACCGGCGGCTCCGGCGCGGTGGCGGTGCTTCTCACCGACGGCTCCTTCTCCAAATCCGGCCGCAGGAGGCTGCGCGGCGGCATCACCCATGCCGCACCGGAACACCACGCGCTCTGTCTCTGGGGCGTCACACCGGACGGCAAGGGTGGCTACGAGCAGTCCATGAGCACCGACGCGGTAAGCGTGATGAACTACGGCGTCGACCTCGGGCGCCGCACCTGGGAAGAATTCCTCCCCGAGGTGGGTTGGCGCGAGAGCGACGTCGACCGTGTTGTCTGCCACCAGGTCGGGAGCGCGCACCAAAGCGCCATCCTCAAAACGCTCGGCATCCCGCTGCACAAGGACTTCACCACTTACGAATTCCTCGGCAACATGGGGACTGTCTCCCTGCCGCTCACCGCGGCACTGGCCGACGAGCGCGACGTCCTCTCCGCCGGTGACCGGGTCGCCCTTCTCGGAATCGGCAGCGGCCTGAACTGCCTCATGCTGGGGGTCGACTGGTGA